Within Sphingomonas piscis, the genomic segment CGACCGACATCGACTGGACCGCAATCGCCGACGCGCAGGCGACCACCATCGTCTACATGCCCCGCCGCAACATCGACGCTTTCATCGACAAGGCCGCCGCCGCCGGTCTCGACCGCGACACGCCCGTGGCACTCGTCGCATCGGCAAGCCTGCCCACCGAACGCCGGCTGTTCGGCCGGGTGCGCGACTTGCCGCAGCTGGTCGACACCCTAGATGCGTCGGCACCCCTCACCATCATCATCGGCCAGGTCGCGCGCGAACGTAGCGCCGCGGCCGCAAGCAACAGAGCAGCAGCATGAACGCCCCGTCCAAGATCAGCCTGACGCACCTTGAGCAGCTGGAAGCTGAAAGCATCCACATCATGCGCGAGGTGGTCGCCGAGACCGAAAAGCCGGTGATGCTCTATTCGGTCGGCAAGGACAGTGCTGTGATGCTGCACCTGGCGCGCAAGGCTTTTTACCCAGCCCCGCCGCCCTTCCCGCTCCTGCACGTCGACACGACCTGGAAGTTCAAGGCGATGTACGAGCTTCGCGACCGCGTTGCGCGTGAAAGCGGGATGGAGCTGATCGTCTATCAGAACCCGGAGGCCAAGGCGCGCGGCATCAACCCGTTCGACCATGGCAGCCTCCACACCGACATGTGGAAAACGGAGGGCCTCAAGCAGGCGCTCGACAAATACGGCTTCGACGCCGCGTTCGGCGGCGCCCGCCGTGACGAGGAGAAGAGCCGCGCAAAGGAGCGGATCTTCAGCTTCCGCTCGGCCAGCCACCGCTGGGATCCGAAGAACCAGCGGCCGGAGCTGTGGAACCTCTACAATGCCAAGAAGGCGCCGGGCGAAAGCATCCGCGTCTTTCCGCTGTCCAACTGGACCGAGCTCGACATCTGGCAATATATCTATGCCGAGGACATTCCGATCGTTCCCCTCTACCTCGCCGCCAAGCGGCCGACGGTTGAGCGCGACGGCATGCTGCTGATGGTCGATGACGAACGCTTCCCGCTGCGCGAGGGTGAGACGCCTGTGGAGCGCTCGATCCGCTTCCGGACGCTCGGCTGCTATCCCCTGACCGGCGCCGTCGAGAGCGATGCCGCGACCCTGCCGGAGATCATCCAGGAGATGCTGGTCGCCACCACCTCCGAGCGTCAGGGCCGCGCCATCGACCATGACAGCAGCGGCTCCATGGAGCGCAAGAAGCAGGAAGGCTATTTCTGATGGCCACGGTTTTGAAGGCGCCTTCGCGGGCCGATGAGGCGCGCGCCGAGCTCGACGCCTATCTTGCGCTGAATCAGAAGAAGTCGCTGCTGCGCTTCCTCACCTGCGGATCGGTGGACGACGGCAAGTCGACGCTGATCGGCCGACTGCTCTACGATTCCAAGATGCTGTTCGAGGACCAGCTGGCGTCGCTGGAAGCCGAGAGCAAGAAGATCGGCACCACCGGCGGCGGGCTTGATTTCGCTTTGCTCGTCGACGGCCTCGGCGCCGAGCGCGAGCAAGGCATTACGATCGACGTCGCTTATCGCTTCTTTGCGACCGACAAACGCAAGTTCATCGTCGCCGACACGCCCGGTCACGAGCAGTATACGCGCAACATGGTGACTGGCGCGTCGACCGCGGACCTCGCCGTCATCCTGATCGACGCGACCAAGGGCGTGATCACGCAGACCCGGCGCCACTCCTACCTCGTCAACCTGCTCGGCATCCCGCGCGTGGTGCTAGCGGTGAACAAGATGGATCTGGTCGGCTACGACC encodes:
- the cysD gene encoding sulfate adenylyltransferase subunit CysD, whose amino-acid sequence is MNAPSKISLTHLEQLEAESIHIMREVVAETEKPVMLYSVGKDSAVMLHLARKAFYPAPPPFPLLHVDTTWKFKAMYELRDRVARESGMELIVYQNPEAKARGINPFDHGSLHTDMWKTEGLKQALDKYGFDAAFGGARRDEEKSRAKERIFSFRSASHRWDPKNQRPELWNLYNAKKAPGESIRVFPLSNWTELDIWQYIYAEDIPIVPLYLAAKRPTVERDGMLLMVDDERFPLREGETPVERSIRFRTLGCYPLTGAVESDAATLPEIIQEMLVATTSERQGRAIDHDSSGSMERKKQEGYF